The following are from one region of the Ignavibacteriota bacterium genome:
- the nuoH gene encoding NADH-quinone oxidoreductase subunit NuoH, protein MMYEWLFNLTGSEILAMFIVSLLPLFVFILPFALAAVLAERKVSAHMQDRLGPMRTGYHGILQTVADIIKLLQKEDLVARDTDKTLFNFAPLLVFMGSYGAFAVIPFSGFFIGSKIDLGIIFIVGITGLVVAGILMAGWASNNKYSLLGAMRSAAQIISYEIPTLLIILTIVIISGTLSFYDLSEMQTAYFWNWYIFGGPEFGIQKILLLPLMIMGCLIIYTSTLAEVNRTPFDIPEAESELVSGYHTEYSGMKFAMFFLAEYANMFAVSAIVAIMFFGGYQSPFGYLGNTLGWTWLVPIEQFFWFTAKGLFFVFVQMWLRWTLPRFRVDQLMAFCWKYLIPISFVILLLVGLIVLI, encoded by the coding sequence ATGATGTACGAATGGTTATTTAATCTTACCGGAAGTGAAATTCTTGCAATGTTCATTGTTAGTCTGTTGCCTTTATTTGTTTTTATTTTGCCTTTTGCCCTGGCTGCAGTTTTAGCTGAAAGAAAAGTTTCTGCTCATATGCAGGATCGTTTGGGACCAATGCGTACAGGTTACCACGGAATTCTCCAGACTGTTGCTGACATAATAAAACTTTTACAAAAAGAAGATTTAGTTGCAAGGGACACTGATAAAACTCTCTTCAACTTTGCACCTTTGTTAGTGTTTATGGGAAGTTACGGAGCTTTTGCTGTAATTCCCTTCTCAGGATTTTTCATAGGTTCAAAAATAGATCTTGGAATTATTTTCATTGTTGGAATAACCGGACTTGTTGTTGCAGGTATTCTGATGGCAGGCTGGGCATCAAATAATAAATATTCACTGCTTGGTGCAATGCGTTCTGCAGCGCAGATTATTAGTTATGAAATTCCAACTCTGCTCATAATTTTAACAATTGTCATAATCAGTGGAACTCTTAGTTTTTATGATTTAAGCGAAATGCAAACAGCATATTTCTGGAATTGGTACATTTTCGGCGGTCCCGAATTCGGTATTCAGAAAATATTATTACTTCCATTAATGATTATGGGATGCTTGATAATTTACACAAGCACACTCGCAGAAGTTAACAGAACACCTTTTGATATTCCTGAAGCAGAATCAGAATTAGTGTCAGGTTATCACACAGAATACTCAGGAATGAAATTCGCAATGTTCTTCCTTGCTGAGTACGCAAATATGTTTGCTGTATCTGCAATTGTTGCAATTATGTTCTTTGGCGGATATCAATCCCCATTCGGATATCTCGGTAACACACTTGGCTGGACCTGGTTAGTTCCGATTGAACAATTTTTTTGGTTCACAGCAAAAGGATTATTCTTTGTCTTCGTTCAAATGTGGTTAAGATGGACATTACCAAGATTCAGAGTTGATCAGCTAATGGCATTCTGCTGGAAATATTTAATTCCAATTTCTTTTGTAATTCTTTTATTAGTTGGATTGATAGTATTGATTTAA
- a CDS encoding NADH-quinone oxidoreductase subunit I, translating to MKNYFYNFWQGLYTILIGMKVTLRHVFIPAVTIQYPSVKPQLPERERNRLYVNMDDCIGCDQCARACPVNCIEIETVKSIPGEDLGTTSNGKKKALWVTTFNIDFAKCCYCQLCVFPCPTECIYMTDTYEFSEFQRENLVYDFVTLLPEERIQKKKNYEELQAKKETVKAGEKIAVVQANKPVEAKQDNKEENKL from the coding sequence ATGAAAAATTATTTTTACAATTTCTGGCAAGGTTTATACACGATTCTTATCGGAATGAAAGTAACATTACGTCACGTTTTCATTCCTGCAGTAACAATTCAGTATCCATCGGTAAAACCACAACTACCGGAAAGAGAACGTAACAGACTTTATGTTAATATGGATGACTGTATCGGCTGTGATCAATGTGCTCGTGCTTGTCCGGTAAATTGTATTGAAATTGAAACAGTTAAATCTATTCCGGGAGAAGATCTCGGAACAACATCAAACGGTAAAAAGAAAGCTCTCTGGGTTACGACATTCAATATAGATTTTGCTAAATGCTGTTACTGTCAGTTGTGTGTATTCCCCTGCCCTACTGAATGTATTTATATGACTGATACTTATGAATTTTCAGAATTCCAGAGAGAAAACCTTGTTTATGATTTTGTGACTCTTCTTCCTGAAGAAAGAATCCAGAAGAAAAAGAATTACGAAGAATTACAAGCAAAGAAAGAAACCGTCAAAGCCGGAGAAAAAATTGCAGTAGTTCAAGCTAACAAACCAGTAGAAGCTAAACAGGATAACAAAGAGGAAAATAAATTATGA
- a CDS encoding outer membrane beta-barrel protein, producing MKKILFIYLLTMVFITAYAQESSSKRLGFGIYGGIQLPDDVNLDTGPWFGAFVNFPTGLGWSLQLEYNLWKSNENGADKTVTLSEFPLLVAHKWDIDNVYIQLLFGPGIANVSSENSIYGENSDFSLSFDVALKVGLVITKNADGFIQLRKQLTGSPNFGGGLPAYSSWLVGLGIQYSLN from the coding sequence ATGAAAAAAATATTATTTATTTATTTGTTAACAATGGTTTTTATAACTGCTTATGCTCAAGAATCATCATCAAAAAGACTTGGCTTTGGAATTTATGGAGGGATACAATTGCCTGATGATGTTAACTTAGATACAGGACCTTGGTTTGGTGCTTTCGTTAATTTTCCAACAGGATTGGGCTGGAGTTTACAGCTTGAATATAATCTCTGGAAATCTAATGAAAATGGGGCTGATAAAACTGTAACTTTGTCTGAATTTCCATTATTAGTAGCACACAAATGGGATATAGATAATGTCTATATACAATTGCTCTTCGGCCCTGGTATTGCAAATGTATCATCCGAAAATTCAATTTACGGCGAGAACTCGGATTTTTCACTTTCATTTGATGTTGCACTAAAAGTTGGTTTAGTAATTACAAAAAACGCTGATGGATTTATCCAGTTAAGAAAACAATTGACAGGCTCTCCGAATTTCGGCGGAGGATTGCCTGCATATAGTTCTTGGTTAGTTGGATTAGGTATTCAGTATAGTTTAAACTAA